GAACGGGCACCCTCGCTGGGCGGTCTGGCCCGGTCTCTTCGTAAAACTATTGAAGGGGATGACGTGGCTCCGTTTGTCCAGAATCTGGTGGATGCGGTCACAGCCCATTCCAATATCCAGGTTTTGACCCGGTCCGTGATCGTGGATCACAGCGGTATGCCCGGCTTATTCAAGACCGGCATCCAGACCGGGGTGCGCATGAACTACATGCAGATTGATCACGGGGTGACCATTCTGTCCACCGGGGCTTTGGCCAACCGGCCGCCTCAGTATGGCCTGGGTGCCATTGACAATGTCATGACCCAGCTGGACATGGACTCGCTGCTGGCGGATGAACCGGAAAAAGTGCAGGCCATGGACCAGATAGTGATGATTCAATGTGTGGGATCCCGGGAAGAGGGCAATCCCAACTGCTCGCGAATCTGCTGCCAGGCCGCTGTGAAAAATGCCCTGAAGATCAAACAGATCAGCCCGGATACCGAGGTATTCATCCTGTACCGTGATATGCGGACCTATGGATTTCTGGAAGATTATTACCGAAAAGCCCGGGATCTGGGTGTTAAATTCATTCGATTCTCCCTGGAAAATCGGCCCCGAGTCCGACAGGACGACGGTGAGCTGGTGGTCGGAACCCATGACTATGTGCTGGACAGTGACATTGATATTGCCGCAGACTGTGTGGTGTTGAGCACCGGGCTGGTGGCTGATGATGAAAACACGGAAGATCTGGCGCTGATGTTCCATCTTCCCCGGACCGAGGATCACTATTTTCTGGAAGATCATGTGAAGCTGCGGCCCGTGGATATGGCCCAGCGGGGATTTTTCCTGGCAGGTACGGCCCATTCGCCCAAGGTGATCCGGGAATGTATCACCCAGGCCCAGGCAGCAGCCGGCCGGGCCCAGACCATGCTGGCCAAAAAGGAAATCAACTTAGGCGCCTGTGTGGCTGTGGTGGATGAGAAAAAATGTGCATCCTGCCTCATTTGTGTCCGGGTGTGTCCGTTTGATGTGCCGTTTATCAATGCGGACGGTGTGTCGCAGATTGATGCGGACAAGTGTCACGGATGCGGCGTGTGTGCCGGTGAATGTCCGGCCAAGGCGATTCAGCTGCTGGCATATGAAGATGATCAGATACTGGCAAAACTAGACGGCTTATTTGAAAGGTAGAAATCGATGGAACATTTTGAACCTGAAATTGTCGCATTCTGCTGTCATTACTGTGCATATACGGCCGCAGATATGGCCGGCAGCAAGCGGATATCATATCCTTCCAACGTGAAGATCATCCGGGTGCCCTGTTCGGGTAAAGTGGATGCCATTCACCTGATGAAAGCCCTGGAAAAGGGGGCGGACGGTGTGTATGTGGCAGGATGTCTGGCAGGTGACTGCCATTTTAAAAATGGAAACGTCCGGGCCGAAGCCCGGGTGAACCGGGTCAAGAAACTGCTCACCGAACTGGGCTGGGAACCGGAACGGGTGGCCATGTACAACATGTCCGCCGGTATGGGAGAAGCATTTGCCCAAGTGGCCAAAGAGTTTACGGAAACCATAAAAAAACTGGGACCGAACCCCGGCAGGACCGGGGCCGTGGATAAGGCTGCCAGTTGATGTTTACATATTTCTTCGGAGAAAACATATGATTACAGCAGAACAAAAACCCATACAGGAAATCATCCAGTATATTGCCCCATACAGCAAAATTCTCCTGGTGGGTTGCAATGAATGTGTGACAGTGTGTGCGGCAGGCGGCAGAAAAGAGGTTGGCCTGCTGGCATCTGCCCTGCATCTGAACCATCTGAAACAGGGCAAAAATATCGATATCAGAGAAATCACCCTGGAACGGCAATGTGATCCGGAATACGTGGAAGAACTGACCCCGTATATCGACGGCGTAGATGCCGTGGTGTCCATGGCCTGCGGCTGCGGCGTTCAGACCATTGCAGCCCGGTTCAAGAAAACCCCTGTGTTTCCCGCGGTCAACACCCGGTTCATGGGCGCGTCTTTGAGCCAGGGCGTATGGTCCGAACGGTGCAAAGGATGCGGTGACTGCGTTTTAGGCATCACCGGCGGCATCTGCCCGGTGGCCCGGTGCTCCAAACATCTGTTCAACGGCCCCTGCGGCGGCACATCCAACGGGCAGTGCGAGGTCAGCCCGGATATCGACTGCGCCTGGCGCCTGATCTGGGAACGGCTCAAGGAACTGGGAATGGAATCCCGGTATGAGGAATTGATGGAAGCAAAAGACTGGAGACCTGGTGGCGCCGGCGGACCCGGGACAATTATCAGGGAGGATTTGGCATAATGAAGACAGACAGCAGACTTGAAAAGGTATTGGCATCCGGTGAACTGGCAGTGACCTCGGAATGCGGGCCACCCAGGGGGTGCCGTCCGGAAAAGGTCACGGAAAAAGCGGCCCTGCTCAAAGATCATGTGGACGGTATCAACGTGACCGACAACCAGACCGCCATGGTCCGGATGTCTTCGTGCACTGCCGGCATCCTCATCAAACAGATGGGGCTGGATCCCATCATCCAGATGGTGTCCAGGGACAGAAACCGCCTGGCCATGCAGAGCGAAATCCTCGGGGCGTATTCCTTCGGCATCAACACCATGCTGTGCCTGTCCGGGGACCATGCCAAGTTCGGGGACCATCCCATGGCCCAGGGCGTATTTGACATCGATTCCGTGCAAATGATCAAGATGGTCCAGCAGATGCGGGATAAAGGCCTGTTCCAGGGCGGTGCCAAGATCGATGGCCCCCCGAAGATGTTCATCGGCGCGGCAGCCAACCCGTTTGCTGACCCGTTTGAACTGCGTGTCATGCGCCTGGCCAAAAAAGTCAAGGCAGGCGTTGACTTTATCCAGACACAATGTATTTTTAATCTTGATAAATTTGAAGAATGGATGAAAGGGGTCGTGGAACGGGGCCTGGACGAGCAGGTCCACATCCTGGCCGGCATCACGCCCATGAAATCCGTGGGCATGGCCCGGTATATGAAAAATAAAGTGCCTGGAATGGATATTCCGGATGATGTCATCAAACGGCTGGAAGGGGTGCCCAAAGAGCAGCAGCCGGAAGAAGGCATTAAGATGGCCGTGGAATCGATTGAACGTCTCAAGCAGGTCAAGGGTGTTCACGGATTTCATATCATGGCCATTGAATGGGAAGAAAAAGTACCCCAGATCGTGGAAAAGGCAGGACTGTATCCCAGGCCCAAGGTTTAGCTGCAGGTGACAAAAACAGTGATAAGGAGATCATAACATGAGCGAACAAAAACTCATTCTGGTGGTGGATGATGACCCGGATCTGGTGGAAGCGGTGTCCATGAAGCTGGAGGCCAAAAACTACCGGGTTGCCAAAGCCTATGACGGTGTGGAAGCCATGGATCGAATCAATGAAGAAAAGCCGGCCCTGGTGATACTGGATGTCATGATGCCCCGGAAAAACGGGTGGGATGTCTGCGAGGAAATCAAG
Above is a window of Desulfotignum balticum DSM 7044 DNA encoding:
- a CDS encoding hydrogenase iron-sulfur subunit; its protein translation is MEHFEPEIVAFCCHYCAYTAADMAGSKRISYPSNVKIIRVPCSGKVDAIHLMKALEKGADGVYVAGCLAGDCHFKNGNVRAEARVNRVKKLLTELGWEPERVAMYNMSAGMGEAFAQVAKEFTETIKKLGPNPGRTGAVDKAAS
- a CDS encoding methylenetetrahydrofolate reductase C-terminal domain-containing protein, which encodes MITAEQKPIQEIIQYIAPYSKILLVGCNECVTVCAAGGRKEVGLLASALHLNHLKQGKNIDIREITLERQCDPEYVEELTPYIDGVDAVVSMACGCGVQTIAARFKKTPVFPAVNTRFMGASLSQGVWSERCKGCGDCVLGITGGICPVARCSKHLFNGPCGGTSNGQCEVSPDIDCAWRLIWERLKELGMESRYEELMEAKDWRPGGAGGPGTIIREDLA
- a CDS encoding methylenetetrahydrofolate reductase — encoded protein: MKTDSRLEKVLASGELAVTSECGPPRGCRPEKVTEKAALLKDHVDGINVTDNQTAMVRMSSCTAGILIKQMGLDPIIQMVSRDRNRLAMQSEILGAYSFGINTMLCLSGDHAKFGDHPMAQGVFDIDSVQMIKMVQQMRDKGLFQGGAKIDGPPKMFIGAAANPFADPFELRVMRLAKKVKAGVDFIQTQCIFNLDKFEEWMKGVVERGLDEQVHILAGITPMKSVGMARYMKNKVPGMDIPDDVIKRLEGVPKEQQPEEGIKMAVESIERLKQVKGVHGFHIMAIEWEEKVPQIVEKAGLYPRPKV
- a CDS encoding response regulator transcription factor; the protein is MSEQKLILVVDDDPDLVEAVSMKLEAKNYRVAKAYDGVEAMDRINEEKPALVILDVMMPRKNGWDVCEEIKNNEGLKDIAVVLLTAVADSVKTTSYTHHDGKTTLADDYIPKPIDLDELMEIVSDHCG